From Shewanella yunxiaonensis, the proteins below share one genomic window:
- a CDS encoding helix-turn-helix transcriptional regulator has protein sequence MSYFVLKNSVENYIMLENSMRVVRKPEVKNLLGISHSTLHERINEGLLPKPFRLSGRAVGWYEYEIQYILSALAAEVSDSALADVVNTLIKKRKEAWASLRQ, from the coding sequence ATGAGTTATTTCGTTTTAAAAAATTCAGTGGAGAATTATATCATGTTAGAAAATAGTATGCGTGTCGTCCGCAAACCTGAGGTTAAAAACTTGCTTGGTATAAGCCACAGCACTCTACACGAACGAATCAACGAAGGCTTATTGCCAAAGCCATTTCGTTTATCAGGCAGAGCTGTAGGCTGGTACGAGTATGAAATCCAATACATTCTGTCAGCACTAGCAGCAGAGGTGTCAGACAGTGCGTTAGCTGATGTTGTAAATACACTAATTAAAAAACGTAAGGAGGCTTGGGCTTCGTTAAGACAATAA
- a CDS encoding YagK/YfjJ domain-containing protein, which produces MEEDAYGISRMAVSNADFYCYEGKEWKVNNLPSGCDLDILDAMFNLVFAYQSYHYRMLAIRYDLHQPKYVEDNKRMTVFFRRLNKRLSSKYKGIDMKYLWVREQAKVDAPHYHILLLLNGQKVNYPENISKICNDIWSDMGGMLYYPENLYYDISRGNTNQVGRLLYRVSYLAKGKDKDKRPVQTG; this is translated from the coding sequence ATGGAGGAAGATGCATATGGAATATCAAGAATGGCTGTGTCAAACGCTGATTTCTACTGCTACGAAGGAAAAGAATGGAAGGTGAATAACCTACCATCCGGTTGTGATCTTGACATACTTGATGCGATGTTCAATCTGGTATTTGCCTACCAAAGCTATCATTACCGAATGCTGGCTATTCGCTATGATTTACACCAACCAAAGTACGTAGAAGATAATAAACGAATGACCGTTTTTTTTAGGCGACTGAATAAGCGTCTTAGCTCAAAATACAAAGGCATTGACATGAAATACCTATGGGTTAGAGAGCAAGCGAAAGTTGATGCCCCCCACTACCATATCTTGCTACTGCTCAATGGCCAAAAAGTTAACTACCCTGAAAATATTTCAAAAATTTGCAACGATATCTGGAGCGATATGGGCGGTATGCTCTATTACCCAGAAAACCTTTATTACGACATTAGCAGAGGAAATACTAATCAAGTGGGACGGTTGCTGTATCGAGTAAGCTATTTGGCCAAGGGAAAGGATAAAGATAAACGACCAGTTCAAACAGGGTAA
- a CDS encoding ISAs1 family transposase, with protein sequence MNSGAFQQFFSTLEDPRQSAKVEHLFTDILFLVVCASIAGAQGWEDIEDFGDLHFNWFIEKGLFKNGLPVHDTIARVVSRIDSDQFQHCFIDWMKSVVELSEGQLIAIDGKRLCGSYNRQNRLSAIHMVNAFATENNVVLGQVKTESKSNEITAIPALLALLDIKGCLISIDAMGCQTDIAEQIIERGGDYLLAVKGNQKALHDAVRKVLSSEINEEVLCLEKQHGRNEARAYCVMDAGSLADAFPEWKGLKSIGVALSYRRTKSGNESLEYRYYISSAKLSKARFANAVRSHWAVENSLHWVLDASMKEDQCQIYRGNAAEVLSGARKIALNMLQAETTRKISIPRKQKRAHGSTDYLEQVLTAGLKTLGDI encoded by the coding sequence ATGAACTCCGGTGCATTTCAACAGTTCTTTAGTACCTTAGAAGACCCTCGTCAGTCAGCCAAAGTCGAGCACCTATTCACTGATATTTTATTCCTCGTGGTTTGTGCCTCAATAGCTGGAGCACAAGGCTGGGAAGATATCGAAGATTTTGGCGATCTGCACTTTAACTGGTTTATCGAAAAAGGCCTGTTTAAGAATGGGTTACCTGTTCATGACACTATTGCTCGAGTCGTATCGAGAATAGATAGCGATCAGTTTCAGCATTGCTTTATCGACTGGATGAAGTCTGTTGTGGAGTTATCTGAAGGTCAGCTTATTGCGATAGATGGTAAACGGCTATGTGGTTCATATAATCGCCAGAATAGACTGTCAGCCATCCACATGGTAAATGCCTTCGCAACAGAAAATAATGTCGTGCTTGGGCAAGTTAAAACCGAAAGTAAGTCCAATGAAATTACCGCCATTCCCGCATTACTGGCGCTGTTGGATATTAAAGGTTGTCTGATATCGATAGATGCTATGGGATGTCAGACAGATATCGCTGAACAAATTATTGAGCGCGGTGGTGATTATTTGCTTGCCGTAAAAGGTAATCAAAAAGCGCTGCACGATGCCGTTCGTAAAGTTCTTTCCAGCGAGATTAACGAAGAAGTGCTTTGCTTAGAGAAGCAGCACGGACGTAACGAAGCCAGAGCCTATTGTGTTATGGACGCAGGCAGCTTAGCCGACGCCTTCCCAGAATGGAAAGGGCTTAAAAGTATCGGTGTTGCGCTGAGCTATCGTCGAACGAAAAGCGGTAATGAATCCCTTGAGTACCGTTATTACATCAGTTCAGCCAAACTGAGCAAGGCCCGTTTTGCCAATGCGGTACGCAGCCACTGGGCGGTTGAAAATAGCCTGCATTGGGTGCTGGACGCGTCGATGAAGGAAGACCAATGCCAAATATATAGAGGCAATGCGGCGGAGGTATTGTCCGGAGCAAGGAAGATAGCATTGAATATGCTCCAAGCGGAAACAACTCGAAAAATCAGTATTCCACGCAAACAGAAGCGTGCACACGGTAGCACTGATTATCTGGAGCAGGTACTAACAGCAGGTTTAAAGACGTTGGGTGATATTTAA